The nucleotide sequence GCAAGAAAACTATGTGCTGAGCATTGAGAATGCTGTGCTGCAGGCGCATCAAGCACCCGTCGAAAGCGCCGCCAGTGCGACCCTAACCCTGACCCGGGCGCTGTTGGTGAAAATCATCACCCAGCAAGCCGGAATCAAGGAGCTGCTGACATCTGAGGATATGCAAGTGGACGGCAGTATGCTTGACCTGGCGCGCTTCTTCTCGCTTTTGGACAAGCCGGATCAGGTCTTCCCAATCGTCACGGGCAAACCATGATGTGCCCTACGTTACCTGCTTTCCTGGCGGTGTAGCGGCTGAAGCGCTCAGTGCCTGAGCGCTTTGTTGGATGGCATTCCCCCACCGGCGCTTTTGCAACGGCGCTCGAACGTAACGTGATTGATCGGGGTGGCCGAAAAAATAAAACCCCTTGAGGTTGTCATCCTCAAGGGGTTTTGTGTCCATCAGGAACCGCTTGGGTTCTGATTGCTGCTTAGACGTTAAAGCGGAAATGCATGACGTCGCCGTCTTTGACGATGTATTCCTTGCCTTCCAAGCGCCATTTGCCGGCTTCTTTAGTGCCGGCTTCACCCTTGTATTGGATGAAATCGTTATAGGCGATGACTTCGGCGCGGATAAAACCTTTTTCAAAGTCGGTGTGGATGACGCCTGCGGCCTGTGGCGCGGTGGCGCCGACTTTTACGGTCCAGGCGCGGACTTCTTCGACGCCAGCGGTGAAGTAGGTCTGCAGGTGGAGCATTTCGTAGCCGGCGCGGATCACGCGGTTCAGGCCGGGTTCTTCGAGGCCCAAGGCTTCGAGGAACATGTCCTTCTCTTCGCCATCATCGAGTTCGGCGATTTCCGCTTCGATTTTGTTGCAGACCGGCACCACGATCGCGCCTTCTTCTTCGGCGATGGCGCGCACGGCATCCAGCAGTGGGTTGTTGTCGAAGCCGTCTTCAGCGACGTTGGCGATGTACATGACAGGCTTACTGGTGAGCAGGTGGAAGCCGCGGATCACAACCTTCTCGTCGGCGCTCATGCTCTTCATGATGCTGCGCGCAGGTTTGCCTTCGCTGAAATGCGCAATCAACTGCTCCAGCAGACCTTTCTGCACGACGGCCTCTTTATCACCGCCCTTGGCGTTACGAGTGACTTTCTGCAGTTGCTTTTCGCAGCTGTCGAGGTCGGCGAAAATCAGCTCCAAGTCGATGATTTCGATGTCGCGCTTAGGGTCGACGCTGTTGGCGACGTGAATCACGTTTTCGTCTTCGAAGCAGCGCACCACGTGGGCGATGGCGTCGGTTTCGCGGATGTTGGCGAGGAATTTGTTGCCCAGGCCTTCACCTTTCGAGGCGCCTGCTACTAGGCCAGCGATGTCGACGAATTCCATGGTGGTCGGCAGGATGCGCTTAGGGTTGACGATGGCTGCCAACGCGGCCAGGCGTGGGTCGGGCATCGGCACGATGCCGGTGTTGGGCTCGATGGTGCAGAACGGAAAGTTCTCAGCCGCGATCCCTGATTTGGTGAGGGCGTTGAACAGGGTGGACTTGCCGACGTTGGGCAGGCCGACGATGCCGCAGTTAAATCCCATGGTGTGTCCCTCGCGCGAATGGCGGTAAAGAATTAGGAGGTGGCTTTTTGGCTGTGCAGCTTGAGCATGGCCTTGCTCCAGTCGCCTGCGAGTATTTCCGGCAGGCTGCCTAGGGCAAAGTCGATGCTGGTATCCAGCAGTTCCTGTTCGCTGCGGGGTGCGCGGCCGAGGACAAAGTTAGAGACCATGCTGCTGTGCCCGGGATGGCCGATGCCAAGCCGCAGGCGGTAGAAATTATTCTGATTGCCGAGCTGGGCAATGATGTCGCGCAGCCCGTTATGCCCGCCGTGCCCGCCACCCAGTTTGAGTTTGGCGACGCCGGGTGGCATGTCGAGTTCGTCGTGAGCCACCAGAATGGCTTCCGGCGCAATGCGGAAGAAATTCGCCAGTGCCGCGACGGCTTGGCCGCTGCGGTTCATAAAGGTGGTGGGGATCAGCAGGCGAACATCGCGGCCCTGATGGCTGAACTTGCCCACCAGGCCAAAATACTTTTTGTCGACGCTTAAGCTGACACGCTGGCTGTCAGCCAGGCGCTCAACAAAAAGGGCCCCTGCATTATGCCGAGTCTGGTCGTATTCAGGGCCTGGGTTACCCAAGCCAACGATCAGTTGTACGGCAGTCATGTCAGGAGCCCTTTGTTGGAAATAGCCCGGCAGAATCGCATGCCGGGCTGGTTTCCGACGCGGCGAGGTTTACTCGGCAGCGCCTTCGTCTTTAGCAACGCGGGAGGCGTGGATGTTAGCCACTGCCAAGTCGTTACCGTGAGCCAATGCAACCAGTTCAACGCCCTTGGCCAGTTTCAGGTCGGACAAGTGCACGATCTGACCGACTTCAACGGCAGCCATGTCGACTTCGATGAATTCCGGCAGGTCTTTCGGCAGGCAAGAAACTTCTACTTCAGCCAGCACGTGGGAAACTTCACCACCTTGCTGCTTAACGCCAACCGAACCTTCTTGGTTGATGAAGTGCAGGGGTACGTGAGCGGTCAATTTCTGGCCAGCTACAACGCGAATGAAGTCAGCATGCAGCACGAAACCTTTGGCTGGGTGGCGCTGCAGGGCTTTGATCAGCACGCTTTCGTTGCTGCCAGCAACGTTAAGGCTCAGCACGTGGCTGTAAGCGGCATCGTTTTCTAGCAGCTTGGCGAAATCTTTGGCCAGCAGGCTGATCGATTGCGGGGCTTTGTCGCCGCCGTAAATTACAGCAGGAACCATGGCTACGTTACGACGCAGGCGGCGGCTCGCACCTTTCCCCAGGTCAGAACGCGCTTCAGCATTCAGGATAAATTCAACAGTCATTTCACTTCTCCAAAATAACCAAACCGTCCGTTACGCTTGCGACCAGCGACGGGACGGTTGGTTGTAAGGCACTGCCATCAGGGCAGGGCGTGTGCGCTCAGGGCATGCTCCGGGTTAGCGGAACATCGCGCTGATCGATTCTTCATTGCTGATGCGGCGTACTGCTTCAGCGACTATCGGGGCTATATCCAGTTGGCGAATACGCGAACAGGATTGTGCGGCGGCTGACAGCGGGATGGTGTTGGTCACCACCAGTTCATCGAGCACCGATTTTTCAATATTTTCAATCGCACGCCCTGACAGAACCGGGTGGGTGCAATAGGCGAAGACTTTAGACGCGCCGTGTTCTTTCAGCGCTTTAGCCGCGTGGCACAGGGTGCCGGCGGTGTCCACCATGTCATCGACCAGGATGCAGGTACGGCCTTCAACATCACCGATGATGTGCATTACTTCTGATTGGTTGGCTTTCTCGCGGCGCTTGTCGATGATCGCCAGGTCAACACCCAGGGACTTGGCAACAGCGCGTGCACGCACCACGCCACCAATGTCGGGGGAGACGATCATCATATTTTCAAAGCGCTGGTCTTCAATGTCGTCCACCAAAACTGGGGAGCCGTAGATGTTATCAACGGGGATATCGAAGAAGCCTTGGATTTGGTCCGCATGCAGGTCGACGGTAAGAACCCGGTCGATGCCTACAACGGTGAGCATGTCAGCCACCACTTTGGCGCTAATAGCCACACGAGCTGATCGCGGACGACGATCTTGGCGGGCATAGCCGAAGTAGGGGATAACAGCGGTAATTCGGCTCGCTGATGAGCGGCGGAAGGCATCAGCCATCACCACCAGTTCCATCAGGTTGTCGTTGGTTGGCGCACATGTTGGTTGAATCAGGAAAACGTCTTTACCACGAACATTTTCGTTGATTTCAATCATGATCTCGCCGTCGGAAAACTTACCGACTGAAGCATCACCGAGGGGGATATGCAGCTGACGTACGATACGTCGCGCCAGATCGGGGTTAGCGTTCCCCGTAAAAACCATCATCTTGGACACGCGCAGTACCTGCCGGCTGAGGGTATACCTGGATGAGTACAGAAAATGGCAGGGGCGGCTGGATTCGAACCAACGCATGCCAGGATCAAAACCTGGTGCCTTACCGCTTGGCGACGCCCCTGTATCTTGTGTAACCGATGCTTTGAGTTGTGTATCCGCTCCAGGGCGGAAATGGCAGGGGCGGCTGGATTCGAACCAACGCATGCCAGGATCAAAACCTGGTGCCTTACCGCTTGGCGACGCCCCTACATACAACCCGTTGCTTCTACAACTAACAGCGTGTAATCACTTCTTGACCAATGTTTCAAGCTTGCGGTGCAACATCGAAATGTTACGCCCTTGGGCAATAAACCTTGGCAAACTGGCTGGAAGTTGGCGGGCGACTTTATCAGCATCGTCCCAGCTTGGGAAGCTCCCAAACACACAAGCTCCAGTGCCGGTTAATCTGGTTGGAACAAATTTGCTCAACAAGATCAAAGCGTTACGTACTTCTGGGTAACGCTTCAGGACTACCGGCTGGCAGTCATTACGACCACCCCCCTCAAGAAGGCTGCGAACTTTAATGGGCGGCGTATCCCGTGTCAACTCAGGGTCGGAGAAAATTTCCACAGTACTGACAAGCACTTGCGGAATGACCACAAGAAACCAAGGCTCGCTCAGCGTTATCGGTTGCAGCTTTTCCCCGACACCTTCGGCAAAGGCGGCATGTCCGCGTACGAATACCGGCACGTCTGCGCCCAAGCTTAGGCCTAGCGCTGCCAGCTGATCCTCGCTGCAGCCCAGTTGCCAGAGGTGATTAAGACCGAGCAGGGTGGTAGCTGCATCTGAGCTGCCGCCACCAATACCGCCGCCCATGGGTAAGCGTTTATCGAGCCAGATGTTGGCGCCTAAGGGGCTGTTGCCGTGCTGTTGCAGCAGGCGCGCAGCGCGCACGATCAGGTTGCTGTCGTGGGGCACGCCGTCGACGGTGGTGTGCAGGTGAATTTGCCCATCCTGGCGCAGGGCAAAACCGAGTTCGTCGCCGAACTCGAGAAACTGAAACAGTGTTTGCAGTTCGTGGTAGCCGTCGGCGCGGCGACCGAGGATGTGCAGCATCAAGTTAAGTTTGGCTGGCGCCGGCAGAATCAATTCGGCGGCGGCTGCAATAGCGGACGCGTTCATTGTCCTAGCTGGCGCGGTTGCCAGTCCTTGATCACGAGGGTGACCTCAAGGTCATGACCACTCAGCTTGATTCGCTCAGGCAGCCAGAAGCCATTTTGTTCGGCGTAGCCCAGGTACTCTACAAACCAGCCATCTTGGCTCAGTTGTGCCAAATGACTTTGGTTGTCGAGGTTCAGACGGCTTTTGCTCAAGGGGGAAGGCAGGCCGCGAATCCACCAAGTCAGGTGCGAGACCGGCAGGTTAAGGCCTAGCTGATCTTGCATCAGTTGCTCGGGTGACTCGGCTTGATAGCGGCCTTGGTTGGCCACTTCTAGCGACACCGCACCAGGTCGGCCGGTTAAGCGGGCGGCGCCACGGCCAAGGGGGCCGGACAGGCGGATGTCATAGTAATCTTGGCGCTGTAGCCAAAATAAGGTGCCGCTGCCGGAGTCTTTCGGCGCGCGGATGCCGACTTTGCCGTTGATTTGCCATGCATCAAGTTTGCTGAGTTGCTGTTTGTGCGCTTTCCAGCGTTGTGCATCGCCTTGGCCTTCAAGGGCTTCGCGGGAGGTCAAGCCGGCGCAGCCAGCCAGTAGCGTGATTAAGCTGAAAACCAGCAGGTGGCGCGCAAACATCAAGGTGTTTCTGCTCCGGTCAGGCGCAGCAGGGTGCTGCGTAAAATTTCACTGTCGGGTTGTTGTTTCAAGGCTTCACGCCAAAGTTTGCGCGCTTCTTTCTGTTTGCCTTGAGCCCACAGCACTTCGCCCAGGTGGGCAGCCACTTCATGGTCGGGGAATTTCTCTAGGGCTTGGCGCAGCAAGCGCTCGGCCTCGTCCAAATTGCCTAAGCGGTAATTCACCCAACCAAGGCTGTCGAGAATGGCTGGATCGTCCGGGTTTAGTTGGTGTGCTTGTTCGATTAGTTCTTTGGCTTCGGCGAAGCGGGTGGTGCGGTCAGCCAAGGTGTAGCCGAGGGCGTTGAGGGCCATGGCGTTATCCGGCTCGCGCTCAAGGATAAAGCGCAGGTCTTGCTCCAGCAGGGCCAGGTCGTTTCGCTTTTCCGCCAACATCGCGCGGGTGTAAAGCAGGTTGAGGTCTTCCGGAAACTGTTCCAAAGCGTGTTGGACAAGCTGCCAAGCGCGTTCAGTGTCCTGCTGTTTAGACCACGCTTCGGCCTCAATCAGGTACAGCTGGATGGCGTAATCAGGTTGGTTATCACGGGCTTGGCGCAGGCGCTCGGCGGCTTCAGCGCCACGTTGTTGTTTGAACAACAGCTCACTTTGTCGGGCTTGTGCGGGCAGGTAGTCGTTGCCGGGGCCGACCAAGGCGTACTCGTTTAAGGCGCTGGAGGTGTCACCCAACTCTTCATGGGCGCGGGCCAAGTTGAAGTGCGCCGCTTCCACATGGCTGCCGCGCTCGACCAGCTCTTCGAGGTAGACGATTGCCTCTTTCCAGGCCTCGGCTTCTAGGCAGACAAGCGCCAAGGAAAAGCGCAAGTCATCGTCATTGGGGTGCTGTTGCAGCAGTGCGCTGAATTCACCTCTGGCATCGTCCAAGCGATCTTCCGCAACCAATAAACGGGCGTAGGTCAGGCGCAGACGTTTGTCATCCGGGTGCAGCTCGATGCCTTTTTCCAGCAGTGGCAGGGCCTCAGCATTGCGTTCTAGGCTTTGCAGCAGGCGCGCATGCAGCAGGAACGAGGCAATCGGACGGGTCTTGCGCGGTTGTTGCTCCAGCAAGGCCAGAGCCTCTTGCGCACGGCCGTCTTGTTGCAGGAGCAGGGCCTTGCCAAATTGCAGCTGGCTGTTGTCGGGGTACTTTACTTGCAGGCGATCAAAACTTTGCAGCAGACCGGCGCGCGTATCCGGGTCGGTTTCGGCGGCAGACAACGCCAGGAAGTCGAAATGGGTATCGCCTTGGCGCTGCAGAACCTGCTCCATAAACACCATCGATTCATCGTAACGGCCAGCGCGCGCCAGTTGTACGGCGGCTGCGCGCTGCGCATCGATGTTGTCGGGTGCGGTTTTCGCCCAAAGCAAGCTCGTGTCTAAGGCCGCTTGTTCGGCGCCCAGGTACTCGGCGATGCGAAAGCCTCGCTCGGCGACGCCTGCATCCTGCGTGGCATTGGCCTGCTCTACATAGTTTTCCAAGGCAATGTCAAAGCGGTTGCGTTGGCCGGCTAATTCAGCGACCAGCAGCGACAGCAGGGTTTCCTCACTAAAGGCGCGGTAAACCTCCGGCTGCGCGTGCGCGGCGACCACGGTAGGGTCTTCCACGGGTGGCGTGCCATCCGGGTTCGAGGGGGCAAAAATCTGGCAGCCACTCAATAAAGCAGCAGCAGTGAGCAAGGCAAAGGATCTATTCATAAGAAGAGTATGTGGCCAACCTGCGGTTTCGGCATCATGACACAAGCGTTGGGGCAAGCCCATGGGCGGCCATGATCCTAGTTAGATAGACAATCTTGGCTGTTAGGACAATAAGTCGTGGTGGTTGTTCTCGCTTTGCCGAAGTAGGACAATTGCCGGCTTCCACTCCCTGTCAGCGATCGTGCATGGCCTTTATTGCCCTTGGTATTAACCACAAGACCGCTTCGGTGGACGTCCGCGAACGCGTGGCGTTCAGTCCCGAGCAGTTGGTTGAGGCCTTGCGTTTGCTGTGCCACAACACCGCCAGCCGTGAGGTGGCCATTCTCTCAACCTGCAACCGCAGCGAGTTATACCTTGAGCAGGATGAACTGAGTGCCGAGGAAGTGTTGGCCTGGCTGGCTAATTATCACCACCTGAGCCTCGAAGAATTGCGCGCCAGCGCCTACGTGCATGCTGACGCTGACGCGGTGCGGCACATGATGCGCGTGGCGTCTGGGTTGGACTCCATGGTCTTAGGCGAGCCGCAAATTCTCGGCCAAATGAAGTCAGCGTTTGCTGTTGCCCGTGAAGCTGGCACCCTTGGGCCGATGCTCGGGCGTTTGTTTCAAGCCACCTTCAGCACCGCCAAGACGGTACGCACGGATACCGCCATTGGTGAGAATCCTGTGTCCGTGGCGTTTGCTGCAGTCAGTTTGGCCAAGCAGATTTTTACTGATTTGCACCGCAGCCAGGCACTGCTGATCGGCGCGGGTGAGACCATCAGCCTGGTCGCTCGGCATCTGCACGACCAGGGCATCAAGCGCATTGTGGTGGCCAATCGAACGCTGGAGCGCGCCAGCAGCCTAGCCGAACAATTCGGTGCGCATGCGGTGCTGCTCTCGGAAATCCCGGATGAGCTGGTCAACAGCGATATCGTGATTAGTTCCACCGCCAGCCAGCTGCCGATTCTTGGTAAAGGCGCTGTTGAGCGCGCGCTGAAACAACGCAAGCACAAGCCCATTTTTATGGTTGATATTGCCGTGCCGCGCGATATCGAGCCTGAGGTCGGCGAGCTGGATGATGTCTACCTGTATAGCGTCGATGACTTGCACGATGTGATTGCAGAAAACCTCAAAAGCCGTGAGGGCGCCGCACAGGCCGCTGAAGAGTTGGTCATCGCCGGCGCGCAAGACTTTATGCAGCGTCTGCGCGAGTTGGCCGCCGTTGATGTGCTCAAGGCTTACCGGCAACAGGCCGAACGCCTGCGCGATGAGGAGCTGAATAAGGCCTTACGCCTGCTCAGCAACGGGGCGTCGGCAGAGGATGCCATGGCGCAATTGGCGCGCGGCCTAACCAACAAGTTGCTGCATGCACCCAGCGTGCAACTGAAAAAATTCTCTGCTGATGGCCGCGTTGATGCGCTGGGCGTGGTTCAAGAGCTATTTGCCCTCGACGAGGGCGTCTCGCCCGGCTCGGCCAATAAATAAAGGTCTGCAATGAAAGCGTCACTGATCAATAAACTCGACTTGTTGCAGGATCGTTTCGAAGAGCTGACCGCGCTGCTTGGCGATGCTGAAGTGATCAGCAATCAGCCTCAGTTTCGTGCCTATTCCAAGGAGTACGCTGAAATTGAGCCGGTGTATCAGGCGTTCCGGGCCTTCCGTAAGGTTCTGAGTGATCTCGAGGGCGCACAGGCGCTGCTCAAAGACAGTGACCCAGACATGCGCGAGATGGCCGAGGAAGAAGTGACCGAGGCCAAGGAACAGCTGCTTGAACTGGAAGCCACGCTGCAGCGCATGCTGCTGCCCAAAGACCCGAACGACGGGCGCAACGTGTTCCTTGAAGTCCGCGCCGGCACCGGTGGCGATGAGGCGGCGATTTTTTCTGGTGACTTGTTTCGCATGTACTCGCGCTATGCCGAGCGTCAGGGCTGGCGGGTCGAGGTGCTGTCTGCCAGCGAAGGCGAGCATGGCGGCTTTAAAGAGGTGATTGCCCGGGTCGAGGGCGACAACGTTTACGGCAAGCTCAAGTTTGAATCCGGCGCGCACCGCGTGCAGCGCGTCCCGGAAACCGAGTCTCAGGGGCGCATCCATACGTCGGCCTGCACCGTTGCCGTGTTGCCGGAACCGGATGAGCAAATGGCCATCGACATCAACCCTGCCGATTTGCGTGTAGACACCTACCGCTCTTCCGGTGCCGGCGGTCAGCACGTTAACACCACCGACTCAGCCGTTCGTATTACCCACATTCCCACCGGCACCGTGGTTGAGTGTCAGGACGAACGCTCGCAGCATAAGAACCGTGCCAAGGCCATGGCTTGGCTGGCAGCGAAATTGAAGGACCAGCAAGAAGCAGCCGCGCACAAAGAAATTTCCGACTCGCGCAAATTGCTGGTGGGCTCAGGCGACCGTTCCGAGCGTATCCGCACGTACAATTTTCCTCAGGGGCGGGTCACCGATCACCGCATCAACCTGACCCTGTATTCACTCAATGAAGTGATTGCTGGCGGCGTCGAAGCGATTATTGAACCGCTGTTGGTTGAGTATCAGGCAGACCAGTTGGCGGCGTTGGGTGATTGATTCGCGCTTGTTGTAGCCCGGATGTAATCCGGGAGCGACCGTTGACACATGTCCCGGATTGCATCCGGGCTACGGAATAAATGCCATGGTCACCATCGAAACCCTGCTTAACACCGGCGCACTACCGGACTCACCCACCCCGCGTTTGGATACTGAGTTATTGCTCGCCCACGCCCTAGGCAAGCCGCGCAGTTATTTGCACACCTGGCCCGAGCGAGAGCTGGAGGCGGCGCAGCTAGTGTGCTTTCAGGCGGCGCT is from Pseudomonas sp. TMP9 and encodes:
- the lolB gene encoding lipoprotein insertase outer membrane protein LolB, with protein sequence MFARHLLVFSLITLLAGCAGLTSREALEGQGDAQRWKAHKQQLSKLDAWQINGKVGIRAPKDSGSGTLFWLQRQDYYDIRLSGPLGRGAARLTGRPGAVSLEVANQGRYQAESPEQLMQDQLGLNLPVSHLTWWIRGLPSPLSKSRLNLDNQSHLAQLSQDGWFVEYLGYAEQNGFWLPERIKLSGHDLEVTLVIKDWQPRQLGQ
- a CDS encoding ribose-phosphate pyrophosphokinase, which gives rise to MSKMMVFTGNANPDLARRIVRQLHIPLGDASVGKFSDGEIMIEINENVRGKDVFLIQPTCAPTNDNLMELVVMADAFRRSSASRITAVIPYFGYARQDRRPRSARVAISAKVVADMLTVVGIDRVLTVDLHADQIQGFFDIPVDNIYGSPVLVDDIEDQRFENMMIVSPDIGGVVRARAVAKSLGVDLAIIDKRREKANQSEVMHIIGDVEGRTCILVDDMVDTAGTLCHAAKALKEHGASKVFAYCTHPVLSGRAIENIEKSVLDELVVTNTIPLSAAAQSCSRIRQLDIAPIVAEAVRRISNEESISAMFR
- a CDS encoding tetratricopeptide repeat protein, translated to MNRSFALLTAAALLSGCQIFAPSNPDGTPPVEDPTVVAAHAQPEVYRAFSEETLLSLLVAELAGQRNRFDIALENYVEQANATQDAGVAERGFRIAEYLGAEQAALDTSLLWAKTAPDNIDAQRAAAVQLARAGRYDESMVFMEQVLQRQGDTHFDFLALSAAETDPDTRAGLLQSFDRLQVKYPDNSQLQFGKALLLQQDGRAQEALALLEQQPRKTRPIASFLLHARLLQSLERNAEALPLLEKGIELHPDDKRLRLTYARLLVAEDRLDDARGEFSALLQQHPNDDDLRFSLALVCLEAEAWKEAIVYLEELVERGSHVEAAHFNLARAHEELGDTSSALNEYALVGPGNDYLPAQARQSELLFKQQRGAEAAERLRQARDNQPDYAIQLYLIEAEAWSKQQDTERAWQLVQHALEQFPEDLNLLYTRAMLAEKRNDLALLEQDLRFILEREPDNAMALNALGYTLADRTTRFAEAKELIEQAHQLNPDDPAILDSLGWVNYRLGNLDEAERLLRQALEKFPDHEVAAHLGEVLWAQGKQKEARKLWREALKQQPDSEILRSTLLRLTGAETP
- the ychF gene encoding redox-regulated ATPase YchF, which gives rise to MGFNCGIVGLPNVGKSTLFNALTKSGIAAENFPFCTIEPNTGIVPMPDPRLAALAAIVNPKRILPTTMEFVDIAGLVAGASKGEGLGNKFLANIRETDAIAHVVRCFEDENVIHVANSVDPKRDIEIIDLELIFADLDSCEKQLQKVTRNAKGGDKEAVVQKGLLEQLIAHFSEGKPARSIMKSMSADEKVVIRGFHLLTSKPVMYIANVAEDGFDNNPLLDAVRAIAEEEGAIVVPVCNKIEAEIAELDDGEEKDMFLEALGLEEPGLNRVIRAGYEMLHLQTYFTAGVEEVRAWTVKVGATAPQAAGVIHTDFEKGFIRAEVIAYNDFIQYKGEAGTKEAGKWRLEGKEYIVKDGDVMHFRFNV
- a CDS encoding 50S ribosomal protein L25/general stress protein Ctc gives rise to the protein MTVEFILNAEARSDLGKGASRRLRRNVAMVPAVIYGGDKAPQSISLLAKDFAKLLENDAAYSHVLSLNVAGSNESVLIKALQRHPAKGFVLHADFIRVVAGQKLTAHVPLHFINQEGSVGVKQQGGEVSHVLAEVEVSCLPKDLPEFIEVDMAAVEVGQIVHLSDLKLAKGVELVALAHGNDLAVANIHASRVAKDEGAAE
- the prfA gene encoding peptide chain release factor 1, whose translation is MKASLINKLDLLQDRFEELTALLGDAEVISNQPQFRAYSKEYAEIEPVYQAFRAFRKVLSDLEGAQALLKDSDPDMREMAEEEVTEAKEQLLELEATLQRMLLPKDPNDGRNVFLEVRAGTGGDEAAIFSGDLFRMYSRYAERQGWRVEVLSASEGEHGGFKEVIARVEGDNVYGKLKFESGAHRVQRVPETESQGRIHTSACTVAVLPEPDEQMAIDINPADLRVDTYRSSGAGGQHVNTTDSAVRITHIPTGTVVECQDERSQHKNRAKAMAWLAAKLKDQQEAAAHKEISDSRKLLVGSGDRSERIRTYNFPQGRVTDHRINLTLYSLNEVIAGGVEAIIEPLLVEYQADQLAALGD
- the hemA gene encoding glutamyl-tRNA reductase, which encodes MAFIALGINHKTASVDVRERVAFSPEQLVEALRLLCHNTASREVAILSTCNRSELYLEQDELSAEEVLAWLANYHHLSLEELRASAYVHADADAVRHMMRVASGLDSMVLGEPQILGQMKSAFAVAREAGTLGPMLGRLFQATFSTAKTVRTDTAIGENPVSVAFAAVSLAKQIFTDLHRSQALLIGAGETISLVARHLHDQGIKRIVVANRTLERASSLAEQFGAHAVLLSEIPDELVNSDIVISSTASQLPILGKGAVERALKQRKHKPIFMVDIAVPRDIEPEVGELDDVYLYSVDDLHDVIAENLKSREGAAQAAEELVIAGAQDFMQRLRELAAVDVLKAYRQQAERLRDEELNKALRLLSNGASAEDAMAQLARGLTNKLLHAPSVQLKKFSADGRVDALGVVQELFALDEGVSPGSANK
- the ispE gene encoding 4-(cytidine 5'-diphospho)-2-C-methyl-D-erythritol kinase; this translates as MNASAIAAAAELILPAPAKLNLMLHILGRRADGYHELQTLFQFLEFGDELGFALRQDGQIHLHTTVDGVPHDSNLIVRAARLLQQHGNSPLGANIWLDKRLPMGGGIGGGSSDAATTLLGLNHLWQLGCSEDQLAALGLSLGADVPVFVRGHAAFAEGVGEKLQPITLSEPWFLVVIPQVLVSTVEIFSDPELTRDTPPIKVRSLLEGGGRNDCQPVVLKRYPEVRNALILLSKFVPTRLTGTGACVFGSFPSWDDADKVARQLPASLPRFIAQGRNISMLHRKLETLVKK
- the pth gene encoding aminoacyl-tRNA hydrolase; this translates as MTAVQLIVGLGNPGPEYDQTRHNAGALFVERLADSQRVSLSVDKKYFGLVGKFSHQGRDVRLLIPTTFMNRSGQAVAALANFFRIAPEAILVAHDELDMPPGVAKLKLGGGHGGHNGLRDIIAQLGNQNNFYRLRLGIGHPGHSSMVSNFVLGRAPRSEQELLDTSIDFALGSLPEILAGDWSKAMLKLHSQKATS